Below is a window of Acidobacteriota bacterium DNA.
TCCGCAATTCCTTCAAGTGACGCTTCACCGTGACCACGTCCCCGCGCTGGAGCGGCCCGCTGAACGCCGCCCGCGCCCCGTCCCGCAGATAATTCGCCAACGTTTGCTGCAGGATCGCGCGCATCACCTTGCGCGCCCGCGCCGCCGACAGCCCGGCCGCCCGTCCCACCTGCTCCGCCTGCGCCAACAGCATCACCAATAGCGGAGACGAGAACGATCCCAGCGCGTGATAGAGCGGCTTGCTCGCCTTGGCGATCGCAAACACCTCCCCGTCCATGTCGGCGACGATGCGCCGCGCGACGCCGACCGCCGGCGCGTCGCCCTCGACCGCAAACGTGAGCCCGCGCAGCTTTACCCGCGCCGACCCGACGAACGTCATCATGGGATGCACCGAACCCACGCTCGCCCCGCGCAAACGCAAAGCCCGCAGCTCATCGCTCGCGAGCGCGCCACTGGAATGCAGCACGACCTTCCCACGCCACGCATTCTTTCTGGCGATCGCCCGCGCAACCTCCGCAATCGCCGAGTCGCTGACACAAAGCCAGACCACATCCGCATCCAGCTTCGCGTCGGCGAACCCAACGGCGCGCGCCCGCGCGCTGTTTGCGATCGCGCGCGCCCGCGCGCGCGACTGCTTGCTCTCGCGGCCAACGATCTCAAGCACGCGATAGCCCGCGTCCGCTAGCGCGGGCGCCAGTGCCCGCGCCAGGTTCCCCGCCCCAATGATCGCGACGCTCGGCTTGTTCCGCTTCTTCACTGCGCGCGAGGATACCAGAACCGTTGTCATGATGAGCGAGGTCGCCGCGGCGACCGAGTCCGAACCATCCCTATCGCACCGACACTGCTCGCACGTGATAATGAAAAAGGCTTTGCG
It encodes the following:
- a CDS encoding DUF2520 domain-containing protein; its protein translation is MKKRNKPSVAIIGAGNLARALAPALADAGYRVLEIVGRESKQSRARARAIANSARARAVGFADAKLDADVVWLCVSDSAIAEVARAIARKNAWRGKVVLHSSGALASDELRALRLRGASVGSVHPMMTFVGSARVKLRGLTFAVEGDAPAVGVARRIVADMDGEVFAIAKASKPLYHALGSFSSPLLVMLLAQAEQVGRAAGLSAARARKVMRAILQQTLANYLRDGARAAFSGPLQRGDVVTVKRHLKELRKVPGALEVYRALARGAMAQLPVGNRMEMKRLLG